A single region of the Palaemon carinicauda isolate YSFRI2023 chromosome 17, ASM3689809v2, whole genome shotgun sequence genome encodes:
- the LOC137656045 gene encoding adhesive plaque matrix protein-like yields MTLSLKSKAAATALMVLIVVSAAGLAKAEADPKASADARAKAEPEAKAEAVAIAKPEAAAHPKSKAKAKAKASYDIPCYPQVEYVTQYLTDVQQVPVYSTVYKQQFIPTTLYHTHYHTLHQTKYQTEYVPKYITKTTYQTKVQYITKYTTHHHTDYHTQYLTQIQYVPEYITKTNYVTQYHTQKAYKTVYKTQYVPQYFTKTQLQHHTQYQSELVPQYFTVTKYEKTYKTVCPQQAYGYGLGYDYLNYDY; encoded by the exons ATGACACTCTCCCTGAAGAGTAAAGCAGCTGCCACAGCCCTTATGGTGCTGATTGTGGTTTCCGCAGCAGGATTGGCGAAAGCAGAGGCAGACCCCAAAGCCTCTGCTGATGCCAGAGCAAAAGCAGAGCCAGAGGCAAAAGCAGAAGCAGTTGCCATAGCCAAACCTGAGGCTGCAGCCCACCCGAAGAGCAAAGCCAAGGCCAAAGCTAAAGCATCCTACGACATACCATGCTATCCACAAGTCGAATACGTGACGCAATACCTAACGGATGTTCAACAG GTACCTGTCTACTCCACGGTGTACAAGCAGCAGTTCATCCCGACTACCCTGTACCACACCCACTACCACACACTGCACCAAACCAAGTACCAAACGGAGTACGTGCCCAAGTACATCACCAAGACGACATACCAAACCAAGGTGCAGTACATCACCAAGTACACCACCCATCACCACACCGACTACCACACGCAGTACCTGACGCAGATACAGTACGTCCCCGAGTACATCACCAAGACGAATTACGTCACGCAATATCACACGCAGAAAGCGTACAAGACGGTGTACAAGACGCAGTACGTGCCCCAGTACTTCACTAAGACGCAGCTGCAACACCATACCCAGTACCAGTCGGAATTGGTGCCTCAATATTTCACAGTCACCAAGTACGAGAAGACTTACAAGACCGTGTGTCCACAGCAGGCCTACGGCTATGGGTTAGGATATGATTATTTGAACTATGATTATTGA